The following proteins come from a genomic window of Misgurnus anguillicaudatus chromosome 10, ASM2758022v2, whole genome shotgun sequence:
- the chtopb gene encoding chromatin target of PRMT1b isoform X2: MNPQDPQKILLNGTSTVSLHNRFTGLLKHQQADVMDLTTRVNAQKSASMKNKRLALEMANRPSVLAALRNTTNINNQPCKVSVKTRLGQPIGKGGFQGKVGVGGVNGGLIKGFYTRRGVIRLHGGCVNRAGPMRIRGGGANKRTGINSPVCTGNSQFTSVSGACSGNSWARFKSDPVPSREELDKQLDEYMSTSKSHLDAELDAYMAQVDLEEIM; this comes from the exons ATGAATCCTCAAGATCCCCAAAAGATTCTTCTAAACGGCACCTCTACCGTGTCTCTGCATAATCG TTTCACCGGTTTGCTGAAACATCAACAGGCCGATGTAATGGACCTTACAACCAGAGTGAACGCGCAGAAATCAGCGTCTATGAAGAACAAGCGCCTGGCTTTGGAGATGGCCAACAGACCCTCTGTGCTTGCCGCCCTCCGCAACACAACT AATATAAATAATCAACCCTGCAAAGTGAGCGTGAAGACGAGGCTGGGCCAACCCATTGGGAAAGGAGGCTTCCAGGGGAAAGTAGGAGTAGGAGGCGTCAATGGAGGTCTTATTAAAGGATTTTACACAAGGAGAG GTGTGATTAGACTGCA TGGAGGCTGTGTCAACCGGGCTGGACCAATGAGAATCAGAGGAGGAGGAGCCAATAAAAGGACAG GCATAAACTCTCCTGTATGTACAGGTAATAGTCAATTTACATCTGTCAGTGGGGCGTGTTCAGGAAACAGCTGGGCCAGGTTCAAAAGCGACCCAGTTCCTTCACGGGAGGAGTTAGATAAACAACTGGATGAATACATGTCCACAAGCAAGAGTCATCTGGATGCAGAGCTTGATGCATATATGGCCCAGGTTGATTTGGAGGAGATAATGTGA
- the chtopb gene encoding chromatin target of PRMT1b isoform X1, which yields MNPQDPQKILLNGTSTVSLHNRFTGLLKHQQADVMDLTTRVNAQKSASMKNKRLALEMANRPSVLAALRNTTNINNQPCKVSVKTRLGQPIGKGGFQGKVGVGGVNGGLIKGFYTRRGVIRLHGAAASTLGLQQGWGQKKRGGCVNRAGPMRIRGGGANKRTGINSPVCTGNSQFTSVSGACSGNSWARFKSDPVPSREELDKQLDEYMSTSKSHLDAELDAYMAQVDLEEIM from the exons ATGAATCCTCAAGATCCCCAAAAGATTCTTCTAAACGGCACCTCTACCGTGTCTCTGCATAATCG TTTCACCGGTTTGCTGAAACATCAACAGGCCGATGTAATGGACCTTACAACCAGAGTGAACGCGCAGAAATCAGCGTCTATGAAGAACAAGCGCCTGGCTTTGGAGATGGCCAACAGACCCTCTGTGCTTGCCGCCCTCCGCAACACAACT AATATAAATAATCAACCCTGCAAAGTGAGCGTGAAGACGAGGCTGGGCCAACCCATTGGGAAAGGAGGCTTCCAGGGGAAAGTAGGAGTAGGAGGCGTCAATGGAGGTCTTATTAAAGGATTTTACACAAGGAGAG GTGTGATTAGACTGCATGGTGCAGCAGCCTCCACTTTAGGACTACAGCAGGGTTGGGGACAGAAAAAGCGTGGAGGCTGTGTCAACCGGGCTGGACCAATGAGAATCAGAGGAGGAGGAGCCAATAAAAGGACAG GCATAAACTCTCCTGTATGTACAGGTAATAGTCAATTTACATCTGTCAGTGGGGCGTGTTCAGGAAACAGCTGGGCCAGGTTCAAAAGCGACCCAGTTCCTTCACGGGAGGAGTTAGATAAACAACTGGATGAATACATGTCCACAAGCAAGAGTCATCTGGATGCAGAGCTTGATGCATATATGGCCCAGGTTGATTTGGAGGAGATAATGTGA